The following proteins are encoded in a genomic region of Myxococcota bacterium:
- a CDS encoding diguanylate cyclase, whose product MPTILVIDDSEGHRAEIRAALSEAREFDTILEAGDGIQGLKLLLNETVDLVLCDLELPGLDGEKLLRVKDANARGVPVPFLFVTGSQDRDRRTRLIEDGASDVVQKPFFTPDLVARLRLHLKIRQLQQELMVKNRRLEYLSTTDEVTGLRTRRYVNEMLRGEFQRARRYGQPLSVLMADLDHFKRVNDQYGHPAGDAVLRAAADRLQEHLRATDVAGRYGGEEFVVVLPHNDLEGATLAAERWRDMIGGKPFSLPDGREIRVTVSIGVAAYARSMESPDELVSAADTALYMAKENGRDRVECFEAVAPGSRSDA is encoded by the coding sequence TTGCCGACCATCCTCGTCATCGACGACTCCGAGGGACATCGCGCGGAGATCCGCGCCGCACTCTCCGAGGCGCGCGAGTTCGACACGATCCTCGAGGCGGGCGACGGCATCCAGGGGCTCAAGCTCCTCCTGAACGAGACGGTCGATCTCGTGCTCTGCGATCTCGAGCTCCCCGGCCTCGACGGCGAGAAGCTCCTGCGCGTGAAGGACGCGAACGCGCGCGGTGTCCCCGTTCCGTTCCTCTTCGTGACCGGCTCCCAGGACCGCGATCGCCGCACGCGCCTCATCGAGGACGGCGCGAGCGACGTCGTGCAGAAGCCCTTCTTCACTCCCGACCTCGTCGCGCGACTCCGCCTCCACCTCAAGATCCGGCAGCTCCAGCAGGAGCTCATGGTCAAGAACCGCCGCCTCGAGTACCTGTCGACCACGGACGAGGTGACGGGCCTTCGCACGCGCCGCTACGTGAACGAGATGCTGCGCGGCGAGTTCCAGCGCGCGCGCCGCTACGGGCAGCCGCTCTCGGTGTTGATGGCCGATCTCGATCACTTCAAGCGCGTCAACGACCAGTACGGGCACCCGGCCGGCGACGCCGTGCTCCGCGCCGCGGCCGACCGCCTGCAGGAGCACCTGCGCGCGACGGACGTCGCGGGGCGCTACGGCGGCGAGGAGTTCGTCGTCGTCCTCCCGCACAACGACCTCGAGGGTGCGACGCTCGCGGCCGAGCGCTGGCGCGACATGATCGGCGGCAAGCCGTTCTCGCTTCCCGACGGGCGCGAGATCCGCGTGACCGTGAGCATCGGCGTCGCGGCCTACGCACGCTCGATGGAGTCGCCGGACGAGCTGGTCTCGGCCGCCGACACCGCGCTGTACATGGCGA